The following coding sequences are from one Salvia hispanica cultivar TCC Black 2014 chromosome 3, UniMelb_Shisp_WGS_1.0, whole genome shotgun sequence window:
- the LOC125211965 gene encoding copper transporter 1-like — MDHGMPMMHRRHMMMHMTFFWGKDTEILFDSWPGSGHLAMYLLALAVIFFLAVAVEWFSHSERRPAAALLQTLMYALRIGLAYLVMLAIMSFNGAVFVAAVAGHAVGFFFFGSRAFSKGAAQDSGNGKASDLPPMSC; from the coding sequence ATGGACCACGGCATGCCGATGATGCACCGGCGCCACATGATGATGCACATGACCTTCTTCTGGGGCAAAGACACCGAGATCCTCTTCGACTCCTGGCCCGGCTCCGGCCACCTCGCCATGTACCTCCTCGCCCTGGCCGTCATCTTCTTCCTGGCCGTCGCCGTCGAGTGGTTCTCCCACAGCGAGCGCCGCCCCGCCGCCGCCCTGCTGCAGACGCTCATGTACGCCCTCAGGATCGGCCTCGCCTACCTCGTCATGCTCGCCATCATGTCCTTCAACGGCGCCGTTTTTGTCGCCGCCGTCGCCGGCCACGCCGTTGGGTTTTTCTTCTTCGGCAGCAGGGCTTTTAGCAAGGGGGCGGCGCAGGATTCTGGCAACGGGAAGGCTTCAGATCTGCCGCCGATGAGTTGTTGA
- the LOC125217081 gene encoding copper transporter 1-like: MDHNMPGMDHGDGGHAMTFFWGKNSEVLFSGWPGPHTGMYVLALFLVFTLAFIVELLSSYLEIAHEKASCGLVSTLVHGLRVGLAYLVMLALMSFNAGVFIVAVAGHSLGFFVFGSRVFKRFFGHSESLGYGWL; the protein is encoded by the coding sequence ATGGATCACAACATGCCCGGCATGGACCATGGTGATGGGGGTCATGCCATGACCTTCTTTTGGGGCAAAAATTCCGAGGTACTCTTCTCGGGGTGGCCTGGGCCCCACACGGGGATGTACGTGCTGGCCCTCTTCTTGGTATTCACGCTTGCTTTTATCGTTGAGCTACTTTCTAGTTATCTGGAAATAGCTCATGAGAAAGCAAGTTGTGGCCTCGTCTCGACCCTCGTGCACGGTCTGAGGGTCGGGTTGGCTTACCTTGTTATGCTGGCATTAATGTCGTTCAACGCTGGGGTTTTCATCGTCGCTGTAGCCGGGCATAGTTTAGGGTTCTTTGTGTTCGGGAGTAGGGTTTTCAAGAGATTTTTTGGCCACTCGGAGAGTCTCGGATACGGATGGTTATGA